The Saprospiraceae bacterium genomic interval TGCAGCAATATGGGATTGATTTGGGCTGTCAATCGCTCGTTAAATTTTCTTCCAACGATGATCTGATGAAAATAAGACAACCTTCTGGCCTCGGTTACTTCAATTTCCGGATCTGGTAAAACATTATTCTTGAGTCCATTGCGAATTAAACCTGAGGTCCAGACTACTGATACCGGAATATTTTTCGCTCCTTCAGATTGCCAGAGTATTCTGTATTTGATAAAAGCATCGAGCTCTTTTTTGAAAGTACTTCGGGCAATTCCAACGGTAAGATTTTTTGTGATGCCATAATCAAAACTCATTCGCATGGTAGCGTTGTCCAGTCCCCAGAATTCATCAAAACCCTGATCTACGCGTCCAAACCGATGGAGAATCCTAAAATCCAGCGCACCAGCCGGTAGCATTTCCATGCTGTGTGAACTGATGACCCGCGAAGACTTGAAAGCATTTGTTATCCGCGTGGTTTGTTCGGGTTCTGGGCCAAGTGCATCCAGGAGATCCTGTGCATTTCCACGGATACAACTGAAACACAAAACGGTAAGAAATACGGTTCTTAAAATCATATTTACCTTTAATTTAAGCCTTTTCATAGGCTGTATTTATAAAATATCAATTATTTTTTGCGCCTTCAGATATCCATTTTTCAATCTGCCGGATTTTACAATCTGGGATTTGGTTTCCATTTTTTGGCATGGCTACATAGCCCCTTTCTCTCCGGATGGAACCTAATAAGCTGGTATTATCTACTGTAGCTTTCACCCCAGCATAATTGTTGTAATTAACACTTCCCTGGGGCTGACTTCCTGCGTGACATCCATTGCAATAGAGTTCTAAGATCGGAAATATCGTTGTTGAATACCTTACATCTGCTGTATCACAGGTCACATCGCTACACGGAACATCCTTCCTTGCGCCCTGCTCGATCCATAAAGAAAGGGTCGATATTTCTTCTTTGCCCAGCCTTGGAAATGGGTCGGGAGGCATGGGACTGAAAGCAGAGGTGATGACTTTATACAATTTACTTCCGGCATAATTGCCCGGTTCCACAATGGTCAACAGGCCTTCATAAGTTGTGAAATCATAACCCTCGGTTCGGTCAGCACTGTTGTGGCAGCCACTCCTCGTGCAGCTGGATAGTATAAGAGGTGCTACTTCCTGTTCATAACACACCTCTCTTCCAATTCCGATGTATTCGTCTGTACAGGAGCTCACTATTAAAACCCCCGATATACCGATGATCCAGCTTCTTATAGCTTGTTTCATAGTGTTTTATTATAAAATATTATCTGCAAAATTAAAATTTTAAGTCAATTGGCATCTCATATTAACGTTTTACCTGAATTAACTTGAGCGAAATTAAATTAAAGTTCAGGATGGTTTTTATAATGAAATTTTATTTTTTCAATTCGGTAAAAAAGGGAAAGGATCGAGGTATGTAACCGGGATCCTTTCCAATAGATCATGATGATAAATCTGAAGAAGCCTGAGTAAAAGATTTTGTGAATTAATCGATAAATTACCTTGGGCTTCGTTCAAAGGGTTGGCCAGGATCTCATTTCAATTCCTTGACAAAGTTTCCCTGATTATCAAATAGCAATGCTTTGATTTCGCCGTTCCATTCAATTGCAATGACATATTCTCCGCTTTTTGTTGTTCCAGCCCGCTTGATCACATATCCGGAATAATTGACATCCAGATAGTCGGTCAAATTCCCGGGAAGGCTTGTCGGATCAGTCGGAATGAGGTGTTTGCGTTTTCCTTTTGGGCCTTTTTTTCTGGGTTCCAACTCTTTGATGAAAGAACCGTCAGGTCCGAATTCCAGGAGTTTGAAATCGCCATCGCTGAGTTTCGCCACAACAATGAAATTTCCACTACCCACAATACAGGCACGAATGAGCTTTGCACCCGGATAAGTCGCTTCAACGTAATTGCTTACCTCCAATGGCAAATCCTCAACGGGTACCCTTTTGCATAAAGAATCTCTTCGGTGTTTCTTTCTGCCTTCTGCAAGGGGGTCCCCGGTGGTGTTCATTTCATAGACTTCAGAAATTTCTGAATTCAGGGAATTTTCCAATAAACTTTGGGTGTCTGATGCAAGCGACGCATCTAATAAACTTTCCTGCTGACATGAAGTCAGGAACATGGCAACAATGACCATGCTGCTTAAAATACTTTTCATAAATGTTAATTTAAATGGTGATTAAAAAATGATTAGGTAGGAGTGCTTCATTTAGAATTTTTTGATTGTGTTGAGTATTGGATCGGGTTTTCTGTGTTTGGTTTAAATCAGGGGCTATTTATTACAAAGCTTAATTTTTACATTTCCAGGCAACCTTTTTTGTATTAAATTCGTAGGTTCATATGAACAGCTAATCCTTATTCAAACCATATTGGCGGGAATAGATCAAAATACAGGAATTCCGGGACTGGAAGAACTTATAAAAGCGTGTATCGATCAACAACCCCTTGCCCAGCGCAAGATGTATGAATGTCATTACACCTTTGTGAAGGGGATTTGTATGCGCTACACATCGCGGCAGGAGGATTGTGAAGAAGTTATGGATGATGCATTTCTGAAAATGTTCAGAAATCTGGATAAATACAATGCTGAAAGGCCATTTAAAGCCTGGTTGAGGACGATTGTAGTCAATACGGCCATCGATTTTTACCGGCAGTCCCTTCGGAGCATTTCTTCCGGTACGATTGATGAGGTTCCGCAATTGGCCATAGACGAACCGACACTTTCAGATTTATCGACAGAAGATATCATGAAGGCTGTTCAAAAATTGAGCCCGGCATACCGAACGGTTTTTATGATGTATGTGGTCGATGGATACAACCATAAAGAAATTGCTGAATTGTTGCAAATTACGGAAGGTACATCCAAGTCAAATTTATCCAAAGCCAGATTGAAGTTGCAGGAGTTGCTGCTTTCCATGTATCGGAACGAGCTATCTCCCCATTTATTTAAATATACCTTACCATCGAATTTATGAAAATAGAAGATTTTGATTCCAGGATTAAGCAAAAAATAAGCCAGGTTGAAGCAGACTTTCAGGAACGCGACTGGGAGCGTTTTCAATATAAGTTATATTCAAAAGATAATTCTGCTCTCAAAAGGTGGATGATCTTTTTGTTCTTTCTATTTCTGCTGGGAGGAACGGGATTTACTATATGGCAATATGCTTTTGAAAAGAGTGAAGTTAAATCAGGAAGTAAATCGATTTTGGCCATACAGAAAGATTTAGAATCAAAAAATACCAATTCGATAAATCCCGATTTAGAACAATCAAATCATATTGAAAATCAAAACGGAGATGGTATCAAATTAAATTCGTCGGCAGATGCTCATGTGAAGAACAATTCAGGTTCAAATTTGAAGAACAGGAGCCAAACAGAAGGTAAGGAATTCTTTGTTGAACAATCGATAAAAGAGGAATACTCCGGAAATCAAACAGGCATTCGCTTATCCGAAGAAATTCAATTGGGGGCTGATGATATTCGGACGAATACTGCCGAAATAGAAAATACGATCAATCCAATATTTTCTTTGGAGAAATTAAATGTCTTACAGCAATCGGGGGTTCAATCCGGCCAAGCAGAAAATCAAATCCAAAATCATCTGCAATTTAAAAAATCTTCCGAAATCGATAAATGGGCAGCGGGCTGGAGTGTGCTTGCAAGTCATGAACACGTGAATACAGGATTATTGATCGAGCGAAAAACCAATGGAAATATATCTTTCCGCTCCGGATTGCTATATCAGAGGTTTTTCGAAAAAGAATATCAGAATGAAGTTGCATATAAGGAAGATAATGAAGTTGAATTCACTGAAATCGCAAAGCCCAGGCATAGCACAACAGAAACGTTCAATGACATCCGGATTCAATCATCTGATGTGGTATTACCTTTGGAATTGAAATATACTTTGCCATTTAGTTATGGCTATGCTGCTTTTATTTTTGGTGGTTTGCAGTTAACATTACAAAGTAAAACAGTTCTGGAATTCGACTACCTGAATCATTTTACAAATCAATACCTGTCTGAAGACGGTTTGAATCAGGATTCCAATAATTCTACCTTGATTAATAATTTCGGTTTTGGAATGGGTATGCAAAAGAACATTGCTGGTTTACAGTGGAGTCTTGCCGGTGTAATACAAAAGAGCAACAGCACACTCCCACACATTGCCAAAACCAGTTTGGGATTGCAATTGGCCGCAACTTATGCATTTTGATTGCGAATTGTATTGTTTTCGACCGCTGTTAGCAGTAGGCCTTCTGTCGTCTGTCCTTGCAAACCATTGTCATTGCTGCGATTAACGGTCATTGAAATACTTCGCTACCTGCAAGCGGTAAAAGGATAGCATAATGATTAGGCAAATCATTAATGGATATATCCAGGTTCTTTCCCAATTTCAAATCCGTTGTCACCAAATTTTTGTAATCGGTAACTACAGCAAAGCGTGGTAAGTGTTTTAAAATTCTATCTTCTTTAGCATGGCTTTCAATAGAGCTCAATAGCTTTTCAGTTCTGTTCTATTTCGTGACTGTTCATTGCTAGAATTTGATTTTTTTAAGGTGTCGTTGCACTTCTCGTTCCACTTGGTCAAAGTCGGGCAGGTCTTTTATTTGTTCACTCATGGAGCTTTTCCAACGGCCTTTGTATTGTGGTAAACGTTCTGCTAATTTTTTAGGGAAATCCGAATGCTTTAAATTTTTACTGGAACATTTCTTCTTAAACTCTTTTATGTGGAATGCAGCATCCATATCATGTTGCTCTAATAAAAACCAGATGTCGTAAAAATCTCTTGCCTGCATACGCTGCATAACAGTTCTCATTTTTTCTACCAGCACTTCTTCAAGCGGATAACATAAAAGCTGATGTGCTTCCAAATCGGAATAGCCGACAATCACATCTTTCATTACAGGAGCATATTCCAGTTGTTCACTTCTGGATATATCAACCTTTACCCTTTTGTTATTGCCCTGTCCACCTAATGGGCCTGTATAGCTGATGTAAAAATTGATACCGCCATCTTCATTGTTGTCAATTATTGCGAGTGGAATATTGGCTTCTTCTTTCACAAATTCAAACACTTCTTTAAACCATTCAAAAATCTGTTCATTACTAATTTCGTTATTGAGCAGTGTAAAATCAAGGTCTTCCGAAAAGCGATACTCTTCAAAATATATTTTCTTTAAAACGGTACCACCTTTAAATACTATTGTTTTTGAAAGCTGCTCATGCTGGGCAATGCCCCTCAATATCCATGACAGCACATAATCTTTTTCTATCTGCTGGTCCCGAACACCTACTTCTCTGGCCTTTTGTTGTATTTCACCTGGTTTAATCATGTGTAAATAGCAGATTTAATAGTTTCGGTTTCCAAGTTTTGCTGAATACTCCAACGACTAATTCGTTTTCCCACTGCAGGCAATTCGGTATCAAGCACTACATAAGAGGCGGTTTTCATCAATTGTAATTCCTGAATAACATGTGTGTTAATGTCCAATATTTCTAAAAGAAAACCCAATCGTTTTATTACCGCTTGTGAATCAAATTTCTTGGCGTATTCAAGAAGTGTATCGTATTTTATTTTGTCTTTAGAAGTGTAGATTGCCCTTGCCACTTCAACAATTCCACCAGCATAGTCGGGTTTGAAAAGGCAATCAATAAAAGTTTTTTCTAAGTCGGAGCAAAGCACTTTATTAAAGCTGTCAATCCACATTTTCTTCGCTCCGAAAAAATGTTTGTCGTTGTGATAGATAAATTGAAAAGGAACTTCTTTGATTTTTATTTCTGATGGTCGTATTTGTTTTGATACTACGATTTGTTCCTTTAATGATGGTTGAGTAATTAGATTATGTATTTGTAATGCGGAATAATAGCCGATATAATGTTTGGTATAATTCACCAAATGTTCTGCTATCAAATGCCAGTCGGGCATAAAATTCTCCGCATTTTGCTCATAAGGAATAATGTAATAAACACCTTCTTTCAAACGCATGAGCAACCCTCTCTTTGTCATGTCGCTGAGTAGTTCTCTGACTGCACTTGCTTTGGAGTCGGGTAGGGCTTTGTAAGCCAAAGAATAGTCAAAGCAATTTCTTTTCTGTCCGTTGAAATAGGAAAGAAGCTCGTTTGATTGCGTTGAAATGTATTTATTCTTCATAGTAACAATGTCAGGTTTAACCTGACAACAATGATACGAAAGATAATTGAGTTAATTGCCTCAATCTGCCAAAAAAATTATTGTTTATAGTGAAACAGTCAGGATAAACCTGACAATACAGATATGAAATATAATTTTTAAACAGTGCGTTGGCAGAAACGTTTCTTTGGCTTTTGCCTGAAAGGTTAGCTTGTGCGATTGGAGCAAAAGCCAATGTGCCGTTTGCGGGTAGGCACAAAATTGAATTAAAAAAAATGTGCTGTGGGGAAAATAAAAAGTACAGAAGCGTTGGCAATGAGTTCCCGATAGCTATCGGGAGGCTTACTCGTTGTCCGTTTGCAATATGGTCTGTATGATTGTCACTTATCAAAATGGTTTGTCTGTGTTGATTCGTTTAATTTTTAGTCGTCTGCTGATGTCGTGTTGTGTCGTCAATAGGCTTGCTGCTAACTTTTCGACCTCCCGATAAAATGTTTGTGATTACTAATTTTGAATAAAGCTATATCATTTTATCGGGACGACCATTTGACCTTTTGACTTTTCGACCTTTCGACCACACTCTATACTTTATTCATCGTATCATTCTTCATTCTCCATTATCCCAGTCTCTGCATTAGAATTGAAAATATACTATATGCATAGTGGTTCATGCATAATTTACGCCTTCAGCCTTACGCCTTCAGCCTTACGCCTTCAGCCTTACGCCTTCAGCCTTTGGCCTTAAATTCTCCTATTGCCTTTTTACAATAGTCAGACAATACAAGTTCGCCGCTGATGGCGGCGCGTTCGAATAATAACTGGTCCCAGTTTTCGGTGCCTTCCCAGAATATGGATTTGAGTTTAAATAATGCAGCCGGATTGTAGCTTATAAGTTTCGATGTAAAATGTTGGATATATGCATCGAGTTGTTCGGTCGTTTCAAATACCTCATTGAATAAACCTTTTTGTTTTGCGAACTCTGCAGTCTGCCATTCGTCGGGATTGATGGCCATCATTTGAAAAGCTGCTTTTCCAATTTTGCGTTCTACAGCGGGGCCAATGACAAAGGGTCCAATGCCTACGGCAAGTTCACTCAGACGGATACTGGCATATTTGCTTGCCAAACTGTAATCTGCAGCTGCAGCCAATCCAACGCCGCCTCCTATTGCTTTTCCATGAACTCTGCACAAAACTATTTTCGGACAATTTCTGATGGCCAGAATGACTTTGGCAAATCCACTGAAAAATATTTTTCCGGATTCGCGGTCATTGATGGCAGCCAATTCATCGAAACTGGCACCGGCACAGAAGGTTTTCTCACCTGCTGAGCATAAAAGCACGAGATTGACCTGTTCATGTTGACCCAAGGCATCGATGGTGTCTGCTAATTCTTTCAGCAAATTACCGGGAAGCGAATTGTGCGCCGGGTGAAAGAATTGAACGGTAGCTAATCCGTTTTCGATTTTATGTGTTACAAATGCTTCCATCTGATATTTTACTTTATTGTTTCTTCCAGCTTTTATAATCTCCGGTGGGAGTGGGATAATGATCCGGCAATACTGTAAGTGGCTCGCAGGGTTTCAAATGCAAATGAGAATCTCTTGCCAGTTGCTGATAAAGTTCCGTACCCTTACTTTTCCAATCTATCATTTCCTGCGAAAGAGTTTTGATAATTTTTGCCGGATTACCTACAACAAGACTTCCCGGAGGAATAACCATTTTTTCCTTTATAAAACTCATGGCACCCACAATGCTGTTGTCTCCTATTTCAGCTTCATCCATGATGACAGCATTCATGCCGATCAGACAATTGACTCCAATGATGCTCCCATGAATGATGGCACCATGGCCAATATGTGCATTTTCCCTGAGTCTGACCTCAATCCCTGGAAACATGTGAATGGTGCAGTTTTCCTGGACATTGCAACCATCCTCGATGTAAACAGCACCAAAGTCTCCCCGGATGGCAGCAAACGGACCAATGTAAACATCCTTGCCAATCACGACACAACCGGTCACGGATGCCTGGGGATGCACAAATGCGGTGGGGTGGATGACCGGAATAAATTCTTTATAGGCGTAAATCATACGAACCTTGCAAATTTAGACGGCTTCTCTTACTTTTAAGCAAAAATTAAGGTATGGCTGCTTATTTCGATGCAGAATTTCTAAAATTTTTCAAAGAATTAAAGAAGAATAACAACAGAGAATGGTTTCAGGCCAACAAGGAAAGATTTAAGGTAAAAGTTGAACAACCCTTTCATGAATTGGTAACTGCTGTGATTGAAGAAATGAAATCAATTAATCCCCGTATTCAGATTACGGCAAAAGATGCCATTTTCAGGATTTACAAAGACATTCGTTTTAGTAATGACAAAACCCCATATAAAGAATTTATCAGTGCTATCGTTTCACAGGGCGGACGAAAGGATTATGTTTCAGCGGGTTTGTATTTTGAATTGAATCACGAAGGCATAAAAGTTTATTCAGGGATCTATATGCCCGATAAAAACCAACTGGCTTCGATCCGGTATTATATTGCCGATCACCTCAAAGAATTTCAGAAAGCCAAATCCGATAAAAAATTTGTGAAACGATTTGGAAAAATTCTTGGCGATCAGAATAAAGTGCTTCCAGCCGACCTGAAAGAAGCTGCTGCCCTGGAAAATTTAATTTACAACAAGAATTTTTATTTCAATTGCAGTTTGGACAAAGAAATGTTGCATTCTCCTAAACTGGTGAAGGAATTGGTTTCCTGTTTTAAAGACGCCATGGCCGTGAATTCTTTTCTGGAGAAGGCCATCTTGGCAGGAAAGTAATTATTATTTTTTATTTGAATAATTACGTGGATTATGGATTTGAATCCGTAATTGAAACCCAATTCAAACCGGCTGTTGAATCCATCGTAAAAAAATCTGAAGGAATCCATCTGAAAATGACTTCAATCACACATCTTCTACATTCAATTGGCGTTTATTCATCTGGCTCTCCAGCATAAGATCCCTGTTTACAACGATGGCTGCGTTGAGTTCGAAACCAAGAATTAAAAGGAGTGTATTCAACCGAAGCCATACCAGGGTGATGATGAGTGCGCTGATGGCTCCATAAACTTTGTGATACGTACCAAAAGCATTGATAAACATCCCAAATAAAATCGATGTAACAATGGTAGCCAGGGTTGCGAATAATGCACCGGGTGAGATCCCCTTGATCGGTTTTTCTATGGAAGGACCATAACGATAAACCAAGGAAATGACCGCGTAAAATAAAAGTATGGTTACGAAAAATTTCAAACTGGTTATGGAAATTTTAGTGAATCCGGATAATTCCATGTAATTCAACAACCATATGAGAATTTTTTCGCCAAAAATGATCACCAGTACAGAAAAGATCAATAACAATCCAAGTGCAATCGTTAGCAGGATGGCTGTCATTTGTTTTTCCAGCCAGTTGCGCTTTCGGAAACTCGATTTATAAGTTTTATCGAACCCTCTCATCATTGCTAATATGCCCTCCGATCCAAAATATACAGCCAACACAAATCCTATAGATAAGAAACTGCTTTTCGCCCTGGGTCTGATGTTTTCGATGATATCATGTATGACATAATCCTTTGCACCCGGAGGGAGAATGGATTGCAATGCATGC includes:
- a CDS encoding RNA polymerase sigma factor, with the translated sequence MAGIDQNTGIPGLEELIKACIDQQPLAQRKMYECHYTFVKGICMRYTSRQEDCEEVMDDAFLKMFRNLDKYNAERPFKAWLRTIVVNTAIDFYRQSLRSISSGTIDEVPQLAIDEPTLSDLSTEDIMKAVQKLSPAYRTVFMMYVVDGYNHKEIAELLQITEGTSKSNLSKARLKLQELLLSMYRNELSPHLFKYTLPSNL
- a CDS encoding nucleotidyl transferase AbiEii/AbiGii toxin family protein; translated protein: MIKPGEIQQKAREVGVRDQQIEKDYVLSWILRGIAQHEQLSKTIVFKGGTVLKKIYFEEYRFSEDLDFTLLNNEISNEQIFEWFKEVFEFVKEEANIPLAIIDNNEDGGINFYISYTGPLGGQGNNKRVKVDISRSEQLEYAPVMKDVIVGYSDLEAHQLLCYPLEEVLVEKMRTVMQRMQARDFYDIWFLLEQHDMDAAFHIKEFKKKCSSKNLKHSDFPKKLAERLPQYKGRWKSSMSEQIKDLPDFDQVEREVQRHLKKIKF
- a CDS encoding transcriptional regulator — translated: MKNKYISTQSNELLSYFNGQKRNCFDYSLAYKALPDSKASAVRELLSDMTKRGLLMRLKEGVYYIIPYEQNAENFMPDWHLIAEHLVNYTKHYIGYYSALQIHNLITQPSLKEQIVVSKQIRPSEIKIKEVPFQFIYHNDKHFFGAKKMWIDSFNKVLCSDLEKTFIDCLFKPDYAGGIVEVARAIYTSKDKIKYDTLLEYAKKFDSQAVIKRLGFLLEILDINTHVIQELQLMKTASYVVLDTELPAVGKRISRWSIQQNLETETIKSAIYT
- a CDS encoding enoyl-CoA hydratase/isomerase family protein, which produces MEAFVTHKIENGLATVQFFHPAHNSLPGNLLKELADTIDALGQHEQVNLVLLCSAGEKTFCAGASFDELAAINDRESGKIFFSGFAKVILAIRNCPKIVLCRVHGKAIGGGVGLAAAADYSLASKYASIRLSELAVGIGPFVIGPAVERKIGKAAFQMMAINPDEWQTAEFAKQKGLFNEVFETTEQLDAYIQHFTSKLISYNPAALFKLKSIFWEGTENWDQLLFERAAISGELVLSDYCKKAIGEFKAKG
- a CDS encoding transferase hexapeptide repeat family protein codes for the protein MIYAYKEFIPVIHPTAFVHPQASVTGCVVIGKDVYIGPFAAIRGDFGAVYIEDGCNVQENCTIHMFPGIEVRLRENAHIGHGAIIHGSIIGVNCLIGMNAVIMDEAEIGDNSIVGAMSFIKEKMVIPPGSLVVGNPAKIIKTLSQEMIDWKSKGTELYQQLARDSHLHLKPCEPLTVLPDHYPTPTGDYKSWKKQ
- a CDS encoding DUF2461 domain-containing protein — encoded protein: MAAYFDAEFLKFFKELKKNNNREWFQANKERFKVKVEQPFHELVTAVIEEMKSINPRIQITAKDAIFRIYKDIRFSNDKTPYKEFISAIVSQGGRKDYVSAGLYFELNHEGIKVYSGIYMPDKNQLASIRYYIADHLKEFQKAKSDKKFVKRFGKILGDQNKVLPADLKEAAALENLIYNKNFYFNCSLDKEMLHSPKLVKELVSCFKDAMAVNSFLEKAILAGK
- a CDS encoding YihY/virulence factor BrkB family protein: MISRNSKIKSRLLETSAFKNLRSWMQEHSLPGFRSVPIYKVLHFLYQEANRNDLNVRASAMTYHFFLALFPSLIFLFTLTAYLPKNLDFYATLEHALQSILPPGAKDYVIHDIIENIRPRAKSSFLSIGFVLAVYFGSEGILAMMRGFDKTYKSSFRKRNWLEKQMTAILLTIALGLLLIFSVLVIIFGEKILIWLLNYMELSGFTKISITSLKFFVTILLFYAVISLVYRYGPSIEKPIKGISPGALFATLATIVTSILFGMFINAFGTYHKVYGAISALIITLVWLRLNTLLLILGFELNAAIVVNRDLMLESQMNKRQLNVEDV